In Glycine max cultivar Williams 82 chromosome 7, Glycine_max_v4.0, whole genome shotgun sequence, a single window of DNA contains:
- the LOC100814038 gene encoding protein ALP1-like — MDQSFLVMVSNLLQLHNSLDPTSSLLSNADGASSLLHSSSVAPLLFFTIASVLSFVASTRPSPSSDYSVSAFRTLSTEHIWSLEAPLRDAHWRSLYGLSYPVFTTVVDKLKPHIALSNLSLPSDYAVAMVLSRLAHGLSAKTLASRYSLDPYLVSKITNMVTRLLATKLYPEFIKIPVGRRRLLETTQAFEELTSLPNMCGAIDTTPVHLRINPNPNIYRCRYGFPSLLLQVVSDHKKIFWDVCVKAPGGTDDATHFRDSLLYHRLTSGDVVWDKVISVRGHHVRPYVVGDWCFPLLPFLLTPFSPSGMGTPAQNLFDGMLMKGRSVVVEAIALLKGRWKILQDLNTGVHHAPQTIVACCVLHNLCQIAREPEPELWKEPDESGPPPRVMDSEKSFYYFGENLRQALADDLHQKLSSR; from the coding sequence ATGGATCAATCGTTCCTTGTAATGGTCTCGAATCTCCTCCAGCTCCACAACTCCCTGGACCCCACCAGCTCCCTCCTCTCCAACGCCGACGGCGCATCCTCCCTCCTCCACTCCTCCTCCGTCGcccctctcctcttcttcaCCATCGCCTCCGTCCTCTCCTTCGTCGCCTCCACGCGCCCCTCTCCTTCCTCGGACTACTCTGTCTCTGCCTTCCGCACCCTCTCCACAGAACACATCTGGTCCCTGGAAGCCCCTCTCCGCGACGCCCACTGGCGCTCCCTCTACGGCCTCTCCTACCCCGTCTTCACCACTGTCGTCGACAAGCTCAAGCCCCACATCGCCCTCTCCAACCTCTCCCTCCCCTCCGACTACGCCGTCGCCATGGTCCTCTCCCGCCTCGCCCACGGCCTCTCCGCCAAAACCCTCGCCTCCCGCTACTCCCTCGACCCCTACCTCGTCTCCAAGATCACCAACATGGTCACCCGCCTCCTCGCCACCAAGCTCTACCCTGAGTTCATCAAGATCCCCGTCGGCCGCCGCCGCCTCCTCGAAACCACCCAGGCCTTCGAGGAACTCACCTCGCTCCCCAACATGTGCGGCGCCATCGACACCACCCCCGTCCACCTCCGcattaaccctaaccctaacatTTACCGCTGCCGCTACGGCTTCCCTTCCTTGCTCCTCCAGGTCGTGTCGGACCACAAGAAGATTTTCTGGGATGTTTGCGTCAAGGCCCCCGGCGGCACCGACGACGCTACCCACTTCCGCGATAGCCTCCTCTACCACCGCCTCACCTCCGGCGATGTGGTGTGGGACAAGGTCATCAGCGTCCGCGGCCACCACGTTCGCCCTTACGTCGTTGGTGACTGGTGCTTCCCTCTCTTGCCGTTTCTGCTTACCCCGTTCTCGCCTAGTGGAATGGGGACTCCTGCGCAGAACCTGTTCGATGGAATGCTCATGAAGGGAAGGTCTGTGGTTGTGGAGGCCATTGCCCTTCTCAAGGGAAGGTGGAAGATTCTTCAGGATTTGAACACCGGTGTTCACCACGCGCCGCAAACCATCGTTGCTTGCTGCGTGTTGCATAATCTCTGCCAGATTGCGAGGGAACCCGAACCAGAGCTGTGGAAGGAACCTGATGAAAGTGGACCTCCGCCGAGAGTCATGGACAGCGAGAAATCGTTTTATTACTTTGGGGAAAACTTGAGGCAAGCCCTAGCTGATGACTTGCACCAGAAGCTTTCCTCAAGATAG